The Thermodesulfobacteriota bacterium genomic sequence ATAATGGCCAGGGCCACGTACAATGAAATAGTAAAAAACATAGGCGCATTTCCTAGCTTGAGTTCTAAAATACCAATTAGAAAAAACTATAAATTCTTATATATAAGCAAGCTGTATGCCAGCGAGTGTCTATAAAAGATTATTTAATATAAGTAAAACAAAAAAAATCAACCTCATTAAAACATTTTAAAAATTGTACGCATTTATTGTTCAGACCCGGTCAACGGTTTAGCAGCTAAGTGAATATTAATGATATAATATTTTATGGTTATGTAATAATTAGCCCGCAACAAATCGAAATATTAAGCAACAGGTCATATTAATATTTTTATGATAGTCAACACTTAAACCATATCACCCTTGCCAATATCTGTGTTATATATGGTCCAATTTGAAATTGAATGGGTTCAACTATTGCAATAAATATATTTCAATGCAACAATAAAAATGCATGCAATCAATGTCCATTTGGAGGCCCTTATGGAAAGATAAAAACGCCTTTTTAATGAGAGATGATTATAGTACGGATAAAATTTTTTTTGATCAAGATGATATGGCATTTTTTTAGTTGCAAACCACAATAATTAGATTTATGGATGCGATCGTTATTTTGAGCACTTCTTTTGACCACACTGGATGAATCATGCAATTATTCGACAGCCATTGCCATCTGGATGACAAAACATATGATAAGGATTTCAATGATGTTCTGAGCCGTGCAGGTAACGCCGGTGTTTCAGCAATGATGATCGTGGGTGTAGATAAGAAGAGTTCGCAAAAAGCGGTGAGCCTGGCCGAATCGTATCCCGGTCTTTACGCGTCCGTCGGTTTTCATCCCCACGATGCAAAGGAATGTTCCATAGAGGCCCTCGAATTTCTTATAAAGCTTGCCGAAAGCCCAAAGGTGAAAGCATGGGGTGAAATCGGGCTAGATTTTAACCGGATGTATTCGCCCAAACAAGATCAGGAAAATTGGTTGATCCGCCAACTTGAGATTTCAGGTCAGCTCAATCTTCCCGTAATTTTCCATGAAAGGGACAGTGATGGAAGGCTTGTTGGGATTCTAAGAAACCATTTTAAGCCAGACAGGCAGGGGGTTATTCACTGTTTCAGCGGTAACGAAAATGAATTGAGTCAGTACCTTGCCCTTGGCCTTTATATCGGCATCACCGGTATTATGACCATCAAAGGTCGCGGTGCCAAATTGCGACACCTTGCCCCCCTTATTCCTGCAGATCGTATTCTCATTGAAACAGATGCACCCTATCTGACACCTGCACCCGAAAAAAATAAAACCCGCCGAAATGAACCGGCCTTTGTCAAATCCGTACTTTTAAAACTGGCTGAGGTCAGAGGGGAAAAACCCGACGAACTGGCGGAAGTTGTATATGAGAATACCTGCAGGTTGTATAGCATTTAGGCTGGTAAGCAATAAAGTTTGGAAGCTGGGAGGTTCAAGAGCCGTAAAGCTAGAAAATGACGTTTCTTAAATAACCACATCATATTTAAGGTCATTATTCAAAGCATTTTTTAATATAAATGGTCAATATTCAAATATATTAACAATTTTCATGTTTATTATTCAAGCATATAATTTTGTTTTTACATGGTTCATTTCGAAGGATGAAAATTGAATCCGAATTGGCAATAGAGGCAGTTTCAAAATGTTCAATTCTGTTCAAGATCAAGGAAGGCGAAAATTTTAACCAAATGAATACATTGCGTATTTCGAGGATTATAATTTGAGCCTGACGCAGATATTGGGCAGAAGGAGACGTTTTGAAATTGGCTCTCTACTTTGCCATAAGGTGTGCCACCGCTTTTTCCAGGCCGTCGATGGAAAGCTCGAACATGGGAAAAACCTGGCGTATCATGGATATGGTCTGAGTGTAGCCCCACATGGATGATGATATGGGATTCATCCATACCGCATGGGGAAAAGCATCGGCAATAAACTTCAGGCATTCGATACTGGGGGTCCTGCTCCTGTCTTCCAGATGTATCGAACCGTCGGTGGCCATCAGTTCGTAGGGGGCCATGCTGGCATCTCCCACCAGCACCAGGCGGGTTTCAGGATCGAACCGGGCGAAATTTTCAATTCTTTGCGGTTTTCGGTAACGTCTGGGGTCTTCCCAGACAGTGGAGTATATGGTGTTGTGA encodes the following:
- a CDS encoding TatD family hydrolase — encoded protein: MQLFDSHCHLDDKTYDKDFNDVLSRAGNAGVSAMMIVGVDKKSSQKAVSLAESYPGLYASVGFHPHDAKECSIEALEFLIKLAESPKVKAWGEIGLDFNRMYSPKQDQENWLIRQLEISGQLNLPVIFHERDSDGRLVGILRNHFKPDRQGVIHCFSGNENELSQYLALGLYIGITGIMTIKGRGAKLRHLAPLIPADRILIETDAPYLTPAPEKNKTRRNEPAFVKSVLLKLAEVRGEKPDELAEVVYENTCRLYSI